AGATAAAATCCTGGCGCCTTAAAAATATATCAAAAAAGAAAAACCTTCGCGCATTAGCGTATTCCAACACATTACAACGTCGAAATCTCTTTCAATTTCTGTTTCATCTTTTCAGGCGTAATCAATCCCTCCTGGTAGTATACTAAATTCTGATTCTTATCCAAAAAAATCCACAACGGATACACAGGCTGCTCTTTATTTTTAGACAAAGCCAGCGCCAGTTCATGAATTCCGGAGCTTCCATTCGATAAATATCCAAATTCATGACCTTGAAAACTGACTTTTTCTCTTGTTTTCTCAGCTTCAAAATTAATCAGGTAAAATTGGTCGTTCATTATCTCGACCAGGTCTTTATCTTTATTTAAGCGGAAAGTTTCTACTTTACAAACTGAGCACCAATCTGTATAGAGATGTATGACCACAGGTTTTGGAAATTCTTTCTGCAGATGTTCTAACTCAGAAAAAGTCCCTGTCTTCATCTGAGACAAATAAAGACAGGGCACAAACATTAAAAATAAAATAAAAGGTCTCATTTTAGGGTATATTTCACTCCCAAGAATCCTCTGATACGCTGCATTGGAGCATAACCATATGCGGTATCGAAAGTATAATGGTTGGGATTGCTGATAGGGTCATCAACATGTTTATCAAATGGATCAAACGGCCTCATCAGAGGATCTTTAGGAGTAAAATTGAATAAATTTTTCACCCCACAATACACTTCAAATCCAGACTTAAAGCTTTTTGAGACCTGAATATTAGCTAAAGAATAAAATGGCGAATATTCAGGACGGAAGTCATTGGGTAAAACAGGAAGTCTCATTGGTCCATAAAACTGTCCTGTGAAATCTACAGTTAGGTTACTTGGAAATTTATACGTCAGACTATAGGTTCCACTCCACTTTGGCGCGTGAAGTTGCTGTGTTTTTTGATTTTCATCATTATATTTTTGGTAGACATCAAGATAAGTAACTCCCAAATTAACGCTTAATGGAAACGAAAAACTGAAGTCTACATTCAAGGAAGCTCCTCTGGAAATTCCATATCCGTGAAGATTATCATAGATGATTTTATTCGGATCAGAATCAAAGTCACCTACGATTTTATTACTGAAATAGGTATAGAATGCAGAAGCATCCAGATTCACCATACGATTTCCAACAGGAATTTTCCAGATATAATTTAAATTACCATTTACTGATCTTTCAGGCAGAAGATCCGATTTTACAACCACTTCTCTGGAACCCGTTAATGCAGCATGATCTTCAGTAAAGAGGTTAACGACTCTAAATCCTGTTCCAAAATTAAATCGTAAAGTATGATATGGATTTGGGGAAAATTTCCATGCAAATCTTGGAGAATGTACAGAATGATGCACTTTATCGTAATCATAGCGGTATCCTAATAATAAGGTATTTTTATCATTGATCTCCCATTGATCCTGAACAAATACACCCCATATCGGTGACTTCATCGGTGCATTGGTTACTCCATCAGAAGCCAGCGTTCCCGGAGTATTGTCATCATAAAAAGTTCTTTTAAAAGTAACTCCGGCAGTAATATCATGCTTCCCAAAACTTCTGTCCCAATAGGTTTGTACAAAGGCGACTTTCTGAAGAGCATTAAACGGATTCGCACCATAAAAAGAATTCTGATCATGGTAATTATAGGAAAACTGCGTCACGATATGTTCCTTCATTGGCCACTCATACAGCCCAAAAACTTCTGCTCTATTTGTATAAATACTTTCTCCATACACTTCATCGCTTCCACGGAAAGATTTATTCCATTGCATTTCACCACCGAAACGGTCTTCATACAAATATCTTACAGCAAAACTGGCTTGTCTGTTTTCCTTTCTTTTAAAATTCCATTTATTAAAAACAGAAATTCTGCTTTGTAAAGTAGTATCTGTAAAATTATCTTTATTCTGGTCTATCTTTTCCTGGAAGCTGAAGTAATTTAAACTTAATAATGAAGCAGCATTCTTTCCTATATTAAACTTTGTGGAAAGATCAAGATTATTTTCCGCCCATGAGCTGGTCATCATATCCACACTCAGCTTTGGAGCCGTTAATGCATTTTTTGTGATGATATTAATAACGCCACCCATTGCTTCAGAACCATAAATAGAAGAAGCCGGACCTTTTACCACTTCTATTCTATCTACTAAACTATTAGGAATTCCACTCAATCCATATACTGTAGAAAGTGAACTTACAATCGGCATTCCATCTATCAGGATCATTGTATAGGGGCCTTCCAGACCATTAATATGAATATCTCCTGTGTTGCATACGGAGCAGTTCAATTGCGGTTTTACACCGTTGACCATACTGATGGCTTCAAAAATACTTGGAGTAGGATTTTTCTGGAAAAATTTCTGGCTATAGATCTCAACAGCTACAGGGCTTTTGGATCTACTCATCGGTTTTATGGTTCCGGTAACCACTACATCATCAATATTACTTGTCTTGAATTCCTTTTTAGAAACTTTTATAGAATCAGTGTTTTTATGTTGATTGACACTTAAACTATCTGTCTCCTGGGCAAAACAATATGAAGATAAAAAAGTAATAGAAAATAATATTCGCTTCATGAAATTAAAATTGTTAGACAAATCTAACAATTATTTTTGAAACACAAAACTTATATATAAATAATTTAGATTAAGCCAATTCATGAAAAATGATTAAATTTGAGAAACTACATATGAAAGTAAAATGAGATATCATCTATCGGGAAACATCCCACAAAAAAGACATACCGTCTTTAAATCTCCGGAAGATAAATTTTACTATGAACAGCTTTTCGGAACGGAAGGCTTTCACGGTATCTCTTCTCTGTTATACCATATTCACCGTCCCACGCAAATCAAGTCAATTGGAGAGCCGAAAGATGTGACCCCCAAAATAGCGGTGGAGAAAAATATTACGCCAAGAATGTTCAAAGGAATGAATGTAACTCCTGAGGACGATTTTATGGACAGCCGTAAGATCCTTTTGATGAACAACGATCTGAAAATGGGATTGGCTAAGCCAAGAAAATCAATGGATTATTTCTACAAAAATGCAGAATGCGACGAACTTTTATTCGTCCATGAAGGAACCGGAATTTTAAAAACATTTGTGGGAGATCTTGAATTTGGTGTTGGTGACTATCTTATTATTCCAAGAGGAACTATTTATCAGGTAGAATTACAATCTGAAAATACAGTGTTCTTCGTACTGGAAAGCCATTCTCCTATTTACACTCCGAAGAGATACAGAAATGAATTCGGACAGCTGTTGGAACATTCTCCATTCTGCGAAAGAGACATCGTTGCTCCTGCTTTTAAAGAACCTAAGGATGAAAAAGGAGAATTCTTAATTAAAGTAAAAAAAGAAAACCAGATCACAGATTTCATCTATGCTACACACCCTTTTGATGTTGTAGGCTGGGATGGATATTTTTATCCTTATAAATTTAATATCAAAAACTTTGAACCTATTACAGGTAGAATTCACCAACCGCCACCGGTTCATCAGAATTTTGAAGCCCATAATTTTGTAGTATGTTCATTCTGTGCAAGGATGTATGATTATCATCCGCTTGCAGTTCCGGCTCCTTACAATCACTCCAATATTGATTCTGATGAGGTATTATTCTATACAGAAGGTGATTTTATGAGCCGTAATCATATCGACTTAATGGATTTTACTCTTCACCCGGGAGGAATCGTTCACGGGCCTCATCCAGGAGCTATGGAAAGAAGTATCGGAAAAAAATTCACTGAAGAATATGCCGTAATGGTAGACCCTTTCCGTCCTTTAAAAATTACGGAAGAAGCTTTAAAAGTGGAAGATCCGTCCTACAAAACTTCATGGTTGGAATAAAACAGGAGAAGATCTTTCTTATCATTGAGAAAAACTATTACTGAATACATACAAAAGACGCTTTAAATCCTTTATTTGAAGCGTCTTTTTTCGTAAATTTGTAAGGTATGGTTCACATATATACCATCATTATTTTTCATAACGCATCCTAAGTAATGGTGGTTTAACAAAAATCAATATTACATGTTAGAAAGAATCAGATTAGAAAGCTTACAAGAAAAGGTAACTACAGCCGAAAATGCTGTAAAAATGATTAAAGACGGTATGATCATAGGATCTAGCGGCTTTACAAAAGCGGGTGACAGCAAAGCCATTTTGCCGGCGCTTGCTGAAAGAGGGAAAACAGAAAACCTTAAAGTCACTTTAATGACCGGCGCTTCATTAGGCCACGGTACCGATGGAAAACTGGCTGAAGCTAATGTATTGAAGAAAAGAATGCCATTTCAGGTAGATCCTACTTTAAGAAACAAAATCAATAACGGTGAAATTCTCTTCATCGATCAGCATTTAAGTGAAAGTGCCGAACTCCTTCACACCAAAAATCTTCAAAGCATTGATATTGCTATTATCGAGGCTGCTTATATCGAAAGAGACGGAAGTATTGTACCTACCACTTCAGTAGGAAATTCAGTGACGTTTGCAGCTTTGGCAAAAAAAGTAATCATTGAAATCAATACGGAAGTTCCGGAAGAAGTATATGGAATTCACGATATTTACCAGGCTGAAGATTACCCTTACAGAAATGTAATTCCAATTGTAGCTCCATGGAACAAGATCGGAAGAAAAAGTATTCCGGTTGATCCCAATAAAATTGAAGCCATAGTTTTCACTAATCTTAAAGACAGTCCTGCTGATATTGCAGAACCGGATGAGAAAACAACAGCCATCGCAAAACATCTTCTTGGATTCTTTGAAAACGAAGTACAGTTAGGACGTCTTACAGACCGATTACTTCCGCTTCAGGCAGGAATTGGAAAAGTAGCCAATGCTGTACTTACAGGATTTAAAGACAGTAATTTTTATGATTTAACCATGTTCTCTGAAGTTCTTCAGGACAGCACCTTTGATCTGATAGATTCCGGTAAATTAAGTTTTGCCTCAGCCTCATCCATTACCGTTTCTAAGGAATGTTATGAAAGAGTTTTAGGAAACCTTTCAAAATATAAAGACAAATTTGTTCTAAGACCTCAAAACATTTCAAATACTCCCGGATTGATCAGAAGATTAGGAGTTATTGCCATCAATACAGCCATTGAATTCGACATCTATGGAAATGTAAA
This is a stretch of genomic DNA from Chryseobacterium tructae. It encodes these proteins:
- a CDS encoding thioredoxin fold domain-containing protein; amino-acid sequence: MKTGTFSELEHLQKEFPKPVVIHLYTDWCSVCKVETFRLNKDKDLVEIMNDQFYLINFEAEKTREKVSFQGHEFGYLSNGSSGIHELALALSKNKEQPVYPLWIFLDKNQNLVYYQEGLITPEKMKQKLKEISTL
- a CDS encoding TonB-dependent receptor plug domain-containing protein; the encoded protein is MKRILFSITFLSSYCFAQETDSLSVNQHKNTDSIKVSKKEFKTSNIDDVVVTGTIKPMSRSKSPVAVEIYSQKFFQKNPTPSIFEAISMVNGVKPQLNCSVCNTGDIHINGLEGPYTMILIDGMPIVSSLSTVYGLSGIPNSLVDRIEVVKGPASSIYGSEAMGGVINIITKNALTAPKLSVDMMTSSWAENNLDLSTKFNIGKNAASLLSLNYFSFQEKIDQNKDNFTDTTLQSRISVFNKWNFKRKENRQASFAVRYLYEDRFGGEMQWNKSFRGSDEVYGESIYTNRAEVFGLYEWPMKEHIVTQFSYNYHDQNSFYGANPFNALQKVAFVQTYWDRSFGKHDITAGVTFKRTFYDDNTPGTLASDGVTNAPMKSPIWGVFVQDQWEINDKNTLLLGYRYDYDKVHHSVHSPRFAWKFSPNPYHTLRFNFGTGFRVVNLFTEDHAALTGSREVVVKSDLLPERSVNGNLNYIWKIPVGNRMVNLDASAFYTYFSNKIVGDFDSDPNKIIYDNLHGYGISRGASLNVDFSFSFPLSVNLGVTYLDVYQKYNDENQKTQQLHAPKWSGTYSLTYKFPSNLTVDFTGQFYGPMRLPVLPNDFRPEYSPFYSLANIQVSKSFKSGFEVYCGVKNLFNFTPKDPLMRPFDPFDKHVDDPISNPNHYTFDTAYGYAPMQRIRGFLGVKYTLK
- a CDS encoding homogentisate 1,2-dioxygenase, which produces MRYHLSGNIPQKRHTVFKSPEDKFYYEQLFGTEGFHGISSLLYHIHRPTQIKSIGEPKDVTPKIAVEKNITPRMFKGMNVTPEDDFMDSRKILLMNNDLKMGLAKPRKSMDYFYKNAECDELLFVHEGTGILKTFVGDLEFGVGDYLIIPRGTIYQVELQSENTVFFVLESHSPIYTPKRYRNEFGQLLEHSPFCERDIVAPAFKEPKDEKGEFLIKVKKENQITDFIYATHPFDVVGWDGYFYPYKFNIKNFEPITGRIHQPPPVHQNFEAHNFVVCSFCARMYDYHPLAVPAPYNHSNIDSDEVLFYTEGDFMSRNHIDLMDFTLHPGGIVHGPHPGAMERSIGKKFTEEYAVMVDPFRPLKITEEALKVEDPSYKTSWLE
- a CDS encoding succinate CoA transferase, whose protein sequence is MLERIRLESLQEKVTTAENAVKMIKDGMIIGSSGFTKAGDSKAILPALAERGKTENLKVTLMTGASLGHGTDGKLAEANVLKKRMPFQVDPTLRNKINNGEILFIDQHLSESAELLHTKNLQSIDIAIIEAAYIERDGSIVPTTSVGNSVTFAALAKKVIIEINTEVPEEVYGIHDIYQAEDYPYRNVIPIVAPWNKIGRKSIPVDPNKIEAIVFTNLKDSPADIAEPDEKTTAIAKHLLGFFENEVQLGRLTDRLLPLQAGIGKVANAVLTGFKDSNFYDLTMFSEVLQDSTFDLIDSGKLSFASASSITVSKECYERVLGNLSKYKDKFVLRPQNISNTPGLIRRLGVIAINTAIEFDIYGNVNSTHIGGTKIMNGIGGSGDFARNAYLSIFVTQAASKGNNISHVLPMVSHTDHTEHDVDILVTDVGLADLRGLAPRERAQKIIDNCVHPDYREELQSYFDRACERGGHTPHLLEEAFSWHLRFSETGSMKQPIAAEVSN